In one window of Borrelia anserina Es DNA:
- the cyaB gene encoding class IV adenylate cyclase, translating into MFEIESKACIPKNKIKKILKIANQKFKFIKKEIKDDTYYCNTEKVIRIRKSNIAEAIVTFKIKSLESYIEINKEIEFKVDQINNFISFLEEMDFKILYKKIKKSLIYKKENLNIEINLIKNLGFFLEIEKIIHDKNELSLAKKEIYETIKEFKLQNNIEKKSYFELILANQLKE; encoded by the coding sequence ATGTTTGAAATTGAATCAAAAGCTTGTATTCCCAAAAATAAAATCAAAAAAATTTTAAAAATAGCTAATCAAAAATTCAAATTTATAAAAAAAGAAATTAAAGATGATACTTACTATTGCAATACAGAAAAAGTAATAAGAATAAGGAAATCAAATATTGCAGAAGCGATTGTAACATTTAAAATCAAATCTTTAGAAAGTTACATAGAAATAAACAAAGAAATTGAATTTAAAGTAGACCAAATAAACAATTTTATATCTTTTTTAGAAGAAATGGATTTTAAAATTTTATACAAAAAAATCAAAAAAAGTTTAATTTACAAAAAAGAAAATTTAAATATAGAAATTAATCTAATTAAAAATCTTGGTTTTTTCTTAGAAATCGAAAAAATAATTCATGATAAAAATGAATTAAGCCTTGCCAAGAAAGAAATTTATGAAACAATAAAAGAATTCAAACTACAAAACAATATTGAAAAAAAATCCTACTTTGAACTAATACTAGCTAACCAACTTAAAGAATAA
- a CDS encoding TrkH family potassium uptake protein, translated as MLKFEFSDRSFLFSYFVLIMFLGSLFLSLPIAWNGEKKLEYIDVLFTSVSAVSITGLVTVKIEDFSTFGFIIIMLLIQFGGLGFITIATFYLLIPKRKLKLIDARIIKQYSLSNIEYNPVKILKSILFVTFFIELLGVLLILVCFKLRGVSISLFEALFTAISAFCNAGFSMHSDSIYAWRDVPEAIAVVAILVICGGLGFMVYRDVTNTIKYRKKLSLHAKIVFLLSFFLIVLGSILFFFSEVHKLEKGYSLGTLIFNSIFYSISTRTAGFNYLDNSLITSRTQMLSLPFMFIGGAPGSTAGGIKITTFFLIILAVIKSQDGNGYIIGSYKVSIDSIRFALLFFVRAVFILCFSFFVLLAAEGGGKWRVIDLGYEVFSAFGTVGLSVGVTQDLSFLGKVIIIFTMFAGRIGLFSMAIFVSRRSRFEEFTRPRQDILVG; from the coding sequence ATGTTGAAATTTGAATTTAGTGATAGGTCTTTTCTTTTCAGTTATTTTGTCTTGATTATGTTTTTAGGTTCTCTTTTTTTGTCATTGCCTATTGCTTGGAATGGTGAGAAAAAATTAGAGTATATAGATGTTTTGTTTACATCCGTATCTGCTGTTAGTATTACGGGACTTGTTACTGTTAAAATAGAAGATTTTTCCACTTTTGGGTTTATAATTATAATGTTATTGATTCAGTTCGGGGGTCTTGGTTTTATAACGATTGCAACTTTTTATTTGCTTATTCCTAAGCGTAAGTTAAAATTAATCGATGCTAGGATAATAAAACAATATTCACTTTCAAATATTGAATATAATCCCGTTAAGATTTTGAAAAGTATACTTTTTGTAACTTTTTTCATTGAATTACTTGGGGTACTATTAATATTAGTGTGTTTCAAATTACGAGGTGTTAGTATTTCTTTATTTGAAGCTTTGTTTACTGCAATCTCAGCTTTTTGTAATGCAGGATTTTCTATGCATTCTGATAGCATTTATGCGTGGCGTGATGTTCCTGAGGCTATAGCTGTTGTTGCTATTTTGGTTATTTGTGGGGGACTTGGGTTTATGGTATATCGTGATGTTACGAATACTATTAAATATCGAAAGAAATTGTCTCTTCATGCTAAAATTGTTTTTTTGCTGAGTTTCTTTTTAATTGTTTTAGGTTCTATTTTATTTTTTTTCTCAGAAGTTCATAAACTTGAAAAAGGTTATTCACTTGGAACTCTCATATTTAATTCAATATTTTATTCAATAAGTACAAGGACTGCTGGTTTTAATTATCTTGACAATTCTCTTATTACAAGTAGAACCCAAATGCTTTCATTACCATTCATGTTCATTGGTGGTGCTCCTGGTTCAACTGCTGGGGGAATTAAGATTACTACCTTTTTTTTAATTATTCTTGCAGTAATAAAATCTCAAGATGGTAATGGTTATATTATTGGTTCTTATAAGGTTTCCATTGATAGTATAAGGTTTGCGCTTTTATTTTTTGTAAGGGCTGTTTTTATTTTATGTTTTTCATTTTTTGTTCTTCTTGCTGCTGAGGGTGGTGGGAAGTGGAGAGTGATTGATTTGGGATATGAAGTTTTTTCTGCTTTTGGTACTGTTGGTTTATCAGTTGGTGTTACACAGGATTTGTCATTTTTAGGTAAAGTAATTATAATTTTTACTATGTTTGCAGGTCGGATAGGACTTTTTTCTATGGCAATTTTTGTTTCACGAAGATCTCGTTTTGAAGAATTTACAAGGCCAAGACAGGATATTTTGGTAGGTTAG
- a CDS encoding ATP-dependent 6-phosphofructokinase: MHRFKGKNLNFEIENLGECNQDNPLVSFYAGESHGHFTDETNKIRFSVYKNEESWEQYENVFLEKAGPRHKIYFAPEHVRAAVTTCGGLCPGFNDVIRSIVRTLWNVYGVRKICGVKFGYQGFLRESNLNFIELNPDVVDDINQLGGTILGSSRGGIRPVEIVDTLERMGINVLFNIGGDGTQKGSVLIAEEIERRNLKIAVVGIPKTIDNDLMFVQKSFGFETAVEQAVAAVAGAHFEANSAYNGIGLVKVMGRDSGFIAAHTALSSNDVNFCLIPELDFDIEGPNGLLVHLERRLLAKENLDEIPHAVILIAEGAGQKHFDPSIRKRDDSGNLLYEDIGLYIKGKINAYFKSKSIPVNLKYIDPSYIIRSSPANASDSLYCARLGSNAVHAAMAGKTKLLISLWSTKFVHVPIKMAVVDRNKVNINGSFWRDVLASTGQPFSMKN; encoded by the coding sequence ATGCATAGATTTAAGGGTAAGAATTTAAATTTTGAAATAGAAAATTTAGGAGAATGTAATCAAGACAATCCTTTAGTTAGTTTTTATGCTGGAGAGAGTCACGGTCACTTTACTGATGAGACTAATAAGATTAGATTTAGTGTTTATAAGAATGAAGAGAGTTGGGAACAATATGAGAATGTTTTTTTAGAGAAAGCTGGACCTAGACATAAGATTTATTTTGCTCCAGAACATGTTAGGGCAGCAGTTACTACTTGTGGAGGTCTTTGTCCAGGCTTTAATGATGTTATTCGTTCAATTGTTAGAACCCTGTGGAATGTATATGGGGTACGTAAGATTTGTGGAGTTAAATTCGGATATCAGGGATTTTTGCGAGAGTCTAATTTGAATTTTATTGAGCTGAATCCTGATGTAGTAGATGATATTAATCAGCTTGGTGGTACAATACTTGGGTCATCAAGAGGGGGAATTAGGCCTGTTGAAATAGTTGATACTTTGGAAAGAATGGGAATTAATGTGCTCTTTAATATCGGTGGAGATGGAACACAGAAGGGCTCTGTTTTGATTGCGGAAGAAATAGAGAGGAGGAATTTAAAAATTGCTGTTGTAGGTATTCCAAAGACAATAGATAATGATCTTATGTTTGTTCAAAAATCTTTTGGATTTGAAACGGCTGTAGAACAAGCAGTTGCTGCAGTTGCTGGTGCACACTTTGAGGCAAATAGTGCTTATAATGGGATTGGTCTTGTTAAGGTTATGGGTAGAGATTCTGGATTTATTGCTGCTCACACTGCTTTATCTTCTAATGATGTTAATTTTTGTTTAATTCCAGAACTTGACTTTGATATTGAGGGGCCTAATGGACTTCTTGTGCATCTTGAAAGACGACTTTTAGCAAAAGAGAATTTGGATGAAATTCCTCATGCAGTAATATTGATAGCAGAAGGAGCAGGACAAAAACATTTTGATCCTAGCATTCGTAAAAGAGATGATTCTGGTAACTTGCTTTATGAAGATATTGGACTTTATATTAAAGGTAAGATTAATGCATATTTTAAGTCAAAATCTATTCCAGTTAATCTTAAGTATATTGATCCTAGTTATATTATTAGAAGCTCACCAGCTAATGCTAGTGATTCTCTTTATTGTGCTCGTCTTGGCTCAAATGCTGTTCATGCTGCTATGGCAGGTAAGACTAAGTTGTTAATTAGTTTGTGGAGTACAAAGTTTGTACATGTTCCAATAAAAATGGCAGTTGTCGACAGAAATAAAGTCAATATAAATGGTTCTTTCTGGCGAGATGTTCTTGCAAGTACCGGGCAGCCATTTAGCATGAAAAACTGA
- a CDS encoding potassium channel family protein — translation MKTFVIIGLSNLGIHMLENLSKLDCQIIIVDTSKELVEEYDVIATESFILDQFTKNALKKVIPVDTDAVIIDFDNDLGKSALITHYCNLLGVKEICVKTEDRDDAEILKTLGATKIIFPSKDAARRLTPLLLSPNLSTYSIVGHDIIVAETVIPKEYVGKTLLEADLRREKGITVIAVRNLSNSRYEFVDGDYFFLKDDKIVICGKPDRIESFTNNKDLIKDLISVSKAEDASSKEDSKKLGFLRFFDFMKKFNKDSKND, via the coding sequence GTGAAAACGTTTGTTATTATTGGTCTTAGTAATTTAGGAATTCATATGCTTGAAAATTTGAGTAAGCTTGATTGTCAAATTATTATTGTTGACACATCAAAGGAATTAGTTGAAGAATATGATGTTATTGCTACGGAAAGCTTTATTTTGGACCAATTTACTAAAAATGCTTTAAAAAAAGTTATTCCTGTAGATACTGATGCTGTTATTATTGATTTTGATAATGATCTTGGCAAAAGTGCTCTTATTACTCATTATTGTAATCTTTTAGGTGTTAAAGAGATATGTGTTAAGACTGAAGATAGGGATGATGCTGAGATATTAAAAACTCTTGGTGCTACAAAAATTATATTTCCAAGTAAGGATGCTGCAAGAAGGTTAACCCCACTATTATTATCTCCTAATCTGTCAACCTACAGTATTGTTGGTCATGACATCATTGTTGCTGAGACTGTTATTCCAAAAGAATATGTAGGAAAAACTCTTCTTGAGGCTGATCTGAGAAGAGAGAAAGGTATTACAGTTATTGCTGTTAGAAATTTAAGCAATTCTAGGTATGAGTTCGTAGATGGAGATTATTTTTTCTTGAAGGATGATAAAATTGTAATTTGTGGTAAGCCTGATAGAATTGAGAGTTTTACAAATAATAAAGATTTGATTAAAGATTTAATATCAGTTTCTAAAGCAGAAGATGCTTCTTCCAAGGAAGATTCTAAGAAATTAGGATTTTTAAGGTTTTTTGATTTCATGAAAAAGTTTAATAAAGATAGTAAAAATGATTAA
- the rodA gene encoding rod shape-determining protein RodA, translated as MAVFRKSYDRFALFSLVIISFIGILLIYSSDYTSNGSLMKIEYIKQIVWVLIGFFVVFMVGRYDLKIIHGMIYPLYFLLVISLAFTALFGVTVNGAKSWIGIWKLGGQPSEFGKIISILALAKFYSSKSERNNLFVFIFAFILILPVILFVFLQPDFGTAVVYLNMFIFISFFAGIDIHYILSFALTGFFSFLFVVLPVWYEYKADMGNVLYLIFSNNFYFQVAFLVLILVFLSSAIGFFVSKYNLSIRLIYFYISFVSSILMISAFLSKFLSKFMKPYQIKRFLVFLDPNIDLKGAGWNLNQVKIAIGSGGVFGKGFLRGPYTHANYVPSQSTDFIFSILAEEFGFLGVSVVLILFFIIFFKILMMMHKSKDKYMSLVLAGVLGILFFHTSFNIGMSLGLLPITGIPLPFLSYGGSSTITFFLAMALYFNIESIVTID; from the coding sequence ATGGCTGTTTTTAGGAAAAGTTATGATCGCTTTGCATTATTTAGTTTGGTAATAATATCTTTTATTGGAATCTTGCTTATATATTCTAGTGATTATACTTCTAATGGTTCTTTAATGAAAATTGAATATATCAAACAAATTGTATGGGTTCTTATTGGATTTTTTGTAGTCTTTATGGTAGGAAGATATGACCTTAAGATTATACATGGTATGATCTATCCTTTATATTTTTTGTTGGTTATTTCTTTGGCTTTTACTGCTCTTTTTGGTGTTACTGTTAATGGAGCTAAGTCTTGGATTGGAATTTGGAAATTAGGAGGTCAACCTTCAGAGTTTGGTAAGATTATTAGTATTTTAGCTCTTGCTAAATTTTATAGTAGTAAAAGTGAGCGTAATAATTTATTTGTTTTTATTTTTGCTTTTATTTTAATTTTGCCTGTTATTTTGTTTGTGTTTTTACAACCTGATTTTGGTACAGCTGTAGTCTATTTGAATATGTTTATATTTATTTCCTTTTTTGCTGGTATAGACATACACTATATTTTATCTTTTGCTTTAACGGGATTCTTTTCGTTTCTTTTTGTAGTTTTGCCGGTTTGGTATGAATATAAGGCGGATATGGGCAATGTTTTATATTTGATTTTTTCTAATAATTTTTATTTTCAAGTAGCTTTTTTAGTATTAATTTTGGTATTTTTATCTTCTGCTATAGGTTTTTTTGTTTCAAAGTATAATTTGAGTATTAGACTTATTTACTTTTACATATCATTTGTGAGTTCAATTTTAATGATTTCAGCTTTTTTGTCTAAATTTCTCTCAAAATTTATGAAACCTTACCAAATCAAAAGGTTTTTGGTTTTTTTAGATCCGAATATTGATCTTAAAGGAGCTGGCTGGAATTTGAATCAAGTTAAGATTGCAATTGGTTCTGGAGGTGTTTTTGGTAAAGGATTTTTAAGAGGGCCCTATACTCATGCAAATTATGTTCCATCTCAGAGTACAGATTTTATTTTTTCAATCTTGGCTGAGGAATTTGGTTTTTTGGGAGTTAGTGTAGTTTTAATATTGTTTTTTATTATTTTTTTTAAAATTTTAATGATGATGCATAAAAGCAAAGATAAGTATATGTCTTTGGTACTTGCTGGTGTATTGGGTATTTTATTTTTTCATACCTCTTTTAATATTGGTATGTCTTTAGGATTATTGCCAATTACAGGCATACCTTTGCCTTTTTTATCTTACGGTGGGTCATCTACTATTACTTTCTTTTTGGCTATGGCTCTTTATTTTAATATTGAATCTATAGTAACTATAGATTAG
- the mrdA gene encoding penicillin-binding protein 2, with the protein MKVILKGRYRFGMFLLCFVFFSYIFTLFKMQIGKHLLYDREATVLLSRVEKIKASRGEILDSNLNVLANNLTAFVLKISLEQYYGMSIEDRDEMLSFLSGILGIEKELIISKIEAPRGYLKDVEIVELSPEVLFRIAEKRVYYPALLWTYSFKRNYLVDDSYSHPIGYVGKINQRELRAFYNVKGYDNNSTIGKLGVEQTYDSYIRGKEGLIKYRVDSRERKIDSGFIIEHMTPGNNIVLNISKDIQMLAKSALGKKYGTVIVLKPSTGGVLALYNYPYYSMSDVYNKHSEEDYSFLNRAIQSVYPPASVFKLVMATALLEEKVIDKGRKVHCPGYFRVGNRVFHCWQRGGHGYVNLELAIAHSCNVYFYVLGLRYLGIEKIVKYAKEYGFGEKTGIDLPNEVSGILPSPEWKEKTFNQSWVGGDTVNFSIGQGFLSATPIQVANMVAMIANEGIIYKPRIVNRILNGNTNEVILENVPEILKKTNLISQRTFKLLKKYMRNVITYGTARNSVLTKAVEVGGKTGTGQTGVIGLENSSFVGLAPYDAPSNKQIVIFSLVEGRSNADMWPAKSVDLMMQGIFAKQSYEDMLKEYRTWYIR; encoded by the coding sequence ATGAAAGTTATCTTGAAGGGTAGATATAGATTTGGAATGTTTCTTTTATGTTTCGTTTTTTTTTCTTATATCTTTACCTTATTTAAAATGCAGATTGGAAAGCACTTATTGTATGATAGAGAAGCAACAGTTCTTTTATCTAGAGTTGAGAAAATTAAGGCTTCAAGAGGTGAAATTCTGGATTCAAATTTGAATGTCCTTGCAAATAATCTTACGGCATTTGTTCTAAAGATTAGTTTGGAGCAGTATTATGGTATGTCTATTGAAGATAGAGATGAGATGTTAAGCTTTTTATCAGGCATTTTAGGTATTGAGAAAGAACTTATTATCTCTAAAATTGAGGCTCCTAGAGGATATTTGAAGGATGTAGAAATAGTTGAATTAAGTCCAGAAGTGTTGTTTAGAATTGCTGAGAAGAGAGTTTATTATCCTGCACTTTTGTGGACATATTCTTTTAAGAGAAATTATTTGGTAGATGATTCTTATTCTCATCCTATTGGATATGTCGGTAAGATTAATCAAAGGGAACTTCGTGCTTTTTATAATGTTAAAGGATATGATAATAATTCTACAATAGGAAAATTGGGAGTTGAACAGACTTATGATAGTTATATTAGAGGAAAGGAAGGTTTAATTAAGTATAGAGTAGATTCTAGGGAGAGGAAAATCGATAGTGGATTTATTATAGAGCATATGACTCCTGGTAATAATATTGTTTTAAATATAAGTAAGGATATTCAAATGCTTGCTAAGAGTGCCTTGGGTAAGAAATATGGAACTGTAATAGTGTTAAAACCTTCAACAGGAGGTGTATTAGCTCTTTATAATTATCCTTACTATTCAATGAGTGATGTTTATAACAAGCATTCTGAAGAAGATTATTCTTTTCTAAATAGAGCAATACAATCAGTTTATCCTCCTGCATCTGTTTTTAAGTTAGTTATGGCTACAGCATTATTAGAAGAAAAAGTTATTGATAAGGGTAGGAAGGTCCATTGTCCGGGATATTTTAGAGTAGGCAACAGAGTGTTTCATTGTTGGCAGCGAGGTGGTCATGGTTATGTCAATTTGGAACTTGCTATTGCTCATTCATGTAATGTTTATTTTTATGTATTGGGACTTAGATACCTTGGTATTGAGAAAATTGTTAAATATGCGAAGGAATATGGTTTTGGTGAGAAAACGGGAATTGATTTACCAAATGAGGTCTCTGGAATTCTTCCGAGTCCAGAGTGGAAGGAGAAAACTTTTAATCAATCTTGGGTAGGAGGTGATACTGTCAATTTTTCAATAGGTCAAGGATTTTTAAGTGCTACTCCTATTCAGGTTGCTAATATGGTAGCTATGATTGCAAATGAAGGTATTATTTATAAACCAAGAATTGTTAATAGGATTTTGAATGGTAATACTAACGAAGTTATCCTTGAAAATGTTCCTGAAATTCTTAAAAAGACAAATCTTATTAGTCAAAGGACTTTTAAGCTTTTAAAAAAATATATGAGAAATGTCATAACTTATGGTACTGCTAGAAATTCAGTTCTCACAAAAGCTGTAGAAGTTGGAGGAAAGACAGGTACAGGGCAAACAGGTGTTATTGGACTTGAGAATAGTTCTTTTGTTGGGCTTGCTCCTTATGATGCTCCATCTAATAAACAAATCGTTATTTTTAGTTTGGTTGAAGGAAGAAGTAATGCAGATATGTGGCCTGCTAAGTCTGTAGATTTAATGATGCAAGGAATTTTTGCTAAGCAGAGTTATGAGGATATGCTTAAAGAATATAGGACATGGTATATTAGGTAA
- a CDS encoding P-loop NTPase, translated as MTKIIPVASGKGGVGKTSFVANIGYKLSRLGKTVILVDLDLGGSNLHTCLGVKNTGVGIGSFINKREKDFSSLILKTPYEKLYLVPGDVLYTGTANIPFSIKKRIIDAIQRDLVADFVFIDLGSGTSYNTVDFYLSAYSGIIVTVPETPSILNAYSFLKNALYRLLYLAFAPKSAEREYISNFFKNKIEGTNVKFKDLVTGIEVISLSSSLKIKRIMNNFYPRVVLNRIESSEEIAMCENLINVVKNNINIPVEFIGFIPFAKSFRESVNNRVPFIDFDRNSKLNKYFEFIAGNLIRSPVEGSPYIYDDIYDMIKDQSQFIRK; from the coding sequence ATGACTAAGATTATTCCTGTTGCAAGCGGAAAGGGAGGTGTTGGAAAAACATCTTTTGTTGCTAATATTGGCTATAAACTTTCACGTTTGGGCAAAACTGTAATACTTGTTGATCTTGACCTTGGTGGTTCTAATCTGCATACATGTTTAGGAGTTAAAAATACTGGTGTTGGAATAGGTTCTTTTATTAATAAGCGAGAGAAAGATTTTTCAAGTTTAATTCTTAAAACACCTTATGAGAAGCTTTATCTTGTGCCAGGAGATGTTCTTTATACAGGAACAGCCAATATTCCTTTTTCTATTAAAAAGAGGATAATAGATGCGATTCAAAGAGATCTTGTTGCTGATTTTGTTTTCATAGATTTAGGTTCAGGTACATCTTATAATACAGTGGATTTTTATTTGTCTGCTTATAGTGGTATAATAGTGACTGTTCCAGAAACTCCTTCAATACTTAATGCTTATTCTTTTTTAAAAAATGCGTTATATCGGCTTTTATATCTGGCTTTCGCCCCAAAGAGTGCTGAACGTGAATATATTAGTAATTTTTTTAAAAACAAAATAGAAGGTACAAACGTTAAGTTTAAAGATTTAGTTACGGGAATTGAAGTTATATCTTTAAGTTCATCTCTTAAGATCAAGAGGATTATGAATAATTTTTACCCTAGAGTTGTACTAAATAGGATAGAATCTAGTGAAGAGATAGCTATGTGTGAAAATTTAATAAATGTTGTTAAAAATAATATTAATATACCAGTCGAATTTATTGGTTTTATTCCATTTGCAAAGAGTTTTAGAGAATCTGTTAATAATAGAGTTCCATTTATTGATTTTGATAGAAATTCAAAGCTCAATAAGTATTTTGAGTTTATTGCAGGTAACTTAATTAGGTCTCCTGTTGAGGGGTCGCCTTATATTTATGATGATATATACGATATGATTAAGGATCAAAGTCAATTTATTAGGAAGTAA
- the pgsA gene encoding CDP-diacylglycerol--glycerol-3-phosphate 3-phosphatidyltransferase gives MNSKGIISPNKITCFRIILSFVILIILHLENFWNPYLFLIIIWFLIIVNEVTDIMDGYIARKYDLVTNVGKILDPYADVLQHLTYFVFFFYKGITPYYFFVIFIYRELSVGVVRNLIIQFDVVQQAKLLGKIKSLFYAIATFSSLFIYSLDKLKITIFIEDFISSILNIDFNFSFIVGMIYAVSAFLTVISLADYAMVFLDLSKYEK, from the coding sequence TTGAATAGCAAAGGCATAATTAGTCCAAATAAAATAACTTGTTTTAGAATTATATTATCTTTTGTTATTTTGATTATATTACATCTTGAAAATTTTTGGAATCCTTATTTATTTTTGATAATAATTTGGTTTTTAATTATTGTTAATGAAGTAACGGATATTATGGATGGATATATTGCCAGGAAGTATGATTTGGTCACTAATGTGGGTAAGATTCTAGATCCTTATGCAGATGTGTTACAACATTTAACATATTTTGTTTTTTTCTTTTATAAAGGTATTACTCCATATTATTTTTTTGTGATATTTATATATCGTGAACTTTCAGTTGGTGTTGTTAGGAATTTAATTATTCAGTTTGATGTAGTTCAGCAAGCTAAGTTGTTGGGAAAAATAAAATCGTTATTTTATGCTATCGCAACGTTTTCTAGTCTTTTTATTTATAGTTTAGACAAGTTAAAAATTACTATATTTATTGAGGATTTTATTAGTTCAATTTTAAATATAGATTTTAATTTTTCTTTTATTGTTGGAATGATATATGCTGTGTCTGCCTTTCTGACTGTCATATCATTAGCTGATTATGCTATGGTATTTTTGGATCTTAGCAAGTATGAGAAATAA
- the thrS gene encoding threonine--tRNA ligase, translating into MIEKLDKESILYKKRHSIAHVMAEAVLELFPNTKLAVGPPIKDGFYYDFDFEKHIIEDDLLLIERKMRDILKTGSAFIKEVVTKEQALMLFKDQPYKIVLIRELDITDEISIYKSHNFTDLCKGPHVDNMGKIDPKAFKLTGIAGAYWRGNEKNKMLTRIYGTLWNNEKELKSYLELREKIKKRDHRKLGRELDLFSVHEEIGPGLIFLHPNGARIRSLIEDFWREEHFKNGYDILFTPHVGKSWLWETSGHLDFYEENMFKKMEMDKSSYYVRPMNCPFHITIYNSGKHSYRELPFRWAELGTVYRYEKIGSLHGTMRVRGFTQDDAHIICTCEQVKFEVQEVLRFAIYMWNKFGFTDLKAYLSTKPEKSVGDEDDWEMSVRVLEESLIDLNIDYDVDEGGGAFYGPKIDLKIIDSLGRAWQMSTIQFDFNLPVRFKMTYTGEDGKDKRPFMIHRALLGSIERFLGILVEHYGGALPVWLAPLQVIIIPVNGVVEEYALEVLSRFKNEGIRIKLDNDCNMRMNAKIRQYQFQKVPYMFIIGEKEMLGGKVSIRTRANDQINGLGLKEALEFLRLKINNKEIL; encoded by the coding sequence ATGATTGAAAAATTAGATAAAGAGAGCATTCTGTATAAGAAGAGACATTCGATTGCGCATGTTATGGCAGAAGCTGTGCTTGAGTTATTTCCCAATACTAAGCTTGCTGTAGGTCCTCCGATTAAAGATGGGTTTTATTACGATTTTGATTTTGAAAAACATATTATAGAAGATGATCTTTTGTTAATAGAACGAAAGATGAGAGATATTCTAAAGACAGGGAGTGCTTTTATAAAGGAAGTGGTAACTAAAGAACAGGCTTTAATGCTTTTTAAAGATCAACCTTATAAAATAGTTTTAATTCGAGAGCTTGATATTACGGATGAGATTTCGATATATAAAAGTCATAATTTTACTGACCTTTGTAAAGGTCCTCATGTTGATAATATGGGAAAAATTGATCCAAAAGCATTTAAGTTAACTGGTATTGCTGGTGCTTACTGGCGTGGTAATGAGAAAAACAAGATGCTTACTCGTATTTATGGAACTTTATGGAATAATGAAAAGGAATTGAAATCATATCTTGAGTTAAGGGAAAAGATAAAGAAGCGGGATCATAGAAAACTTGGTAGGGAACTTGATTTGTTTTCTGTTCATGAGGAGATAGGACCTGGTCTTATATTTTTGCATCCAAATGGTGCCAGAATAAGATCTTTAATAGAAGATTTTTGGAGGGAAGAGCATTTTAAGAATGGTTATGATATACTTTTTACTCCTCATGTTGGTAAATCTTGGCTTTGGGAAACTTCTGGGCATTTAGATTTTTATGAAGAGAATATGTTTAAAAAAATGGAGATGGATAAAAGTAGTTATTACGTTAGACCTATGAATTGTCCATTTCATATTACGATTTATAATTCTGGCAAGCATTCTTATAGGGAATTGCCGTTTAGGTGGGCTGAGCTTGGTACGGTGTATCGCTATGAAAAGATAGGTTCTCTTCATGGTACTATGCGTGTTAGGGGATTTACTCAAGATGATGCACACATTATATGTACTTGTGAGCAAGTTAAGTTTGAAGTTCAAGAAGTTTTAAGATTTGCTATTTATATGTGGAATAAATTTGGATTTACTGACTTGAAGGCATATCTTTCAACAAAGCCGGAAAAATCTGTAGGGGATGAGGATGATTGGGAAATGTCTGTAAGAGTTTTGGAGGAATCTTTAATTGATCTTAATATTGATTACGATGTTGATGAAGGAGGTGGAGCTTTTTATGGACCTAAAATTGATCTTAAAATAATTGATTCTCTTGGGAGAGCATGGCAAATGAGTACAATTCAATTTGATTTTAATCTTCCTGTAAGATTTAAGATGACTTATACAGGAGAAGATGGTAAAGATAAGCGACCCTTTATGATTCATAGAGCTCTTCTTGGTTCTATTGAGAGATTTTTGGGTATTTTAGTAGAACATTATGGTGGAGCATTGCCTGTGTGGTTGGCACCTCTTCAAGTTATAATTATTCCTGTAAACGGTGTTGTAGAAGAATACGCATTAGAGGTATTATCTCGGTTTAAAAATGAAGGGATTAGAATAAAACTTGATAATGATTGTAATATGAGGATGAACGCAAAAATTAGACAATATCAATTCCAAAAAGTTCCCTATATGTTTATTATAGGAGAAAAAGAGATGCTGGGAGGGAAAGTTTCAATTAGAACTAGAGCAAATGATCAGATCAATGGACTCGGATTGAAAGAAGCACTTGAATTTTTGAGATTAAAGATAAATAATAAGGAGATTTTATAA